A single region of the Sulfitobacter geojensis genome encodes:
- a CDS encoding TIGR00730 family Rossman fold protein, giving the protein MKDDQRRHPLRDAKTDRTAAQAAPDTPQTRASAYQLAFTDQEFMCREELRPVRLQLELLKPEMMLDAEGITSTIVLFGGARIPEPAKKDTARTKTLADLSKFYDETREFSRLMTLKSMAGGGTEDVIVTGGGPGVMEAGNRGAIDAGGRSIGLNIVLPFEQAPNEYVTPELCFNFHYFAIRKMHFLMRAKAICVFPGGFGTMDELFEALTLIQTGRMQRVPFLLFGKAFWQKIINWDALADAGTISAEDLNLFRFVDSAKEAMELIENWDAPTARDSVPGR; this is encoded by the coding sequence ATGAAAGACGACCAACGCCGCCATCCCCTGCGCGATGCAAAAACGGATCGCACCGCCGCCCAAGCGGCCCCCGATACGCCACAAACCCGCGCGTCGGCCTATCAACTGGCGTTCACTGATCAGGAATTCATGTGCCGCGAGGAGTTGCGCCCCGTCCGGTTGCAGTTGGAATTGCTTAAGCCCGAAATGATGCTGGACGCCGAAGGGATCACATCAACCATCGTGCTGTTCGGCGGTGCGCGTATTCCCGAACCTGCGAAAAAGGACACGGCCCGCACCAAAACCTTGGCCGACCTGTCAAAGTTCTATGACGAGACCCGCGAGTTTTCACGGCTTATGACATTGAAATCAATGGCTGGCGGCGGCACCGAGGACGTGATCGTCACGGGCGGTGGACCGGGGGTGATGGAAGCAGGCAATCGCGGCGCAATCGACGCGGGCGGGCGTTCCATCGGGCTGAACATCGTATTGCCGTTTGAACAGGCACCAAACGAATACGTCACGCCGGAGCTGTGTTTCAACTTTCACTACTTCGCGATCCGCAAGATGCATTTCCTGATGCGGGCGAAAGCGATCTGTGTGTTTCCCGGTGGTTTCGGCACCATGGACGAATTGTTCGAAGCGCTGACACTGATCCAAACAGGCCGGATGCAGCGGGTGCCCTTCCTACTGTTCGGCAAGGCGTTTTGGCAAAAGATTATCAACTGGGATGCGCTAGCCGATGCCGGCACCATTTCAGCCGAAGATCTGAACCTCTTCCGGTTTGTCGACAGCGCAAAAGAAGCGATGGAGCTGATTGAAAACTGGGACGCCCCGACCGCGCGGGACAGTGTTCCCGGCAGATAG
- the dapE gene encoding succinyl-diaminopimelate desuccinylase → MSPVDPVALTARLVRCASVTPANAGALEILEELLSAAGFDCAWADRGGIRNLFARWGSKGNTRSFGFNGHTDVVPIGNEADWSMPPFGAEIKDGIMYGRGTTDMKSGVAAFAAAAVDFVRDTPPDGSVVIAITGDEEGDAIDGTTALLEHMQNNGERMDVCLVGEPTCPDVMGQMIKIGRRGSMTAWIAVTGTQGHSAYPHRANNPLPAMVRLMDRLASHELDAGTEHFDPSTLAVVTVDTGNPATNVIPASCSAAVNIRFNDRHSGESLTKWLEEEVRRVRAEFGVEIEMRIKVSGESFITPPGALSTLVANAVTAETGVTPELSTTGGTSDARFVKAHCPVVEFGLVGQSMHQVDEHVRVDHIHQLKSIYTRILKDYFA, encoded by the coding sequence ATGTCGCCTGTTGATCCCGTTGCCCTTACCGCCCGATTGGTCCGCTGTGCCTCTGTAACGCCTGCGAACGCGGGTGCGTTGGAAATTTTGGAAGAGTTGCTTAGCGCGGCCGGTTTTGATTGCGCTTGGGCGGATCGCGGTGGCATTCGCAACCTGTTTGCGCGCTGGGGCAGCAAAGGGAACACGCGGTCTTTCGGATTTAACGGCCACACAGATGTTGTCCCAATCGGGAACGAAGCAGACTGGTCAATGCCGCCCTTTGGCGCTGAAATCAAAGACGGCATTATGTACGGGCGCGGCACGACCGACATGAAATCAGGCGTCGCGGCATTTGCCGCGGCTGCGGTGGATTTCGTGCGCGACACGCCCCCGGATGGATCGGTGGTGATTGCCATCACGGGTGATGAAGAGGGCGACGCGATTGACGGCACAACTGCCCTGCTTGAGCATATGCAGAACAATGGCGAACGTATGGATGTCTGTCTGGTGGGTGAACCGACCTGCCCTGATGTGATGGGCCAGATGATCAAGATCGGTCGGCGCGGATCAATGACGGCGTGGATTGCTGTGACCGGTACGCAGGGCCATTCCGCTTACCCGCACCGCGCCAATAACCCGCTGCCTGCCATGGTTCGGCTGATGGATCGTTTGGCTTCGCATGAACTCGACGCGGGCACCGAACACTTCGATCCGTCAACCTTGGCTGTGGTGACAGTGGATACCGGAAACCCCGCGACCAATGTGATCCCTGCATCCTGTAGCGCGGCGGTAAACATTAGGTTCAACGATAGGCATTCAGGGGAATCCTTGACCAAATGGCTTGAGGAAGAGGTGAGGAGGGTGCGGGCCGAATTCGGTGTCGAAATCGAGATGCGCATCAAGGTGTCCGGCGAAAGTTTCATCACGCCACCCGGCGCACTGTCCACGCTTGTCGCGAACGCGGTCACGGCAGAAACGGGCGTGACACCGGAACTGTCCACAACCGGTGGCACATCAGACGCACGGTTTGTCAAAGCGCATTGTCCGGTAGTGGAATTCGGGCTGGTCGGTCAGTCGATGCATCAGGTGGATGAGCATGTTCGCGTCGATCACATCCATCAGCTCAAGTCCATTTATACACGCATCCTCAAGGACTATTTCGCGTGA
- the dapD gene encoding 2,3,4,5-tetrahydropyridine-2,6-dicarboxylate N-succinyltransferase, whose protein sequence is MSNAQLETAIEAAWDARDQITSATTGEARDAIEDTLNALDSGALRVAEKQDDGSWHVNQWAKKAVLLGFRIKDMEHQDGGPQGAGWWDKVDSKFKGWGDDQWKAAGFRAVPNCVVRKSAYIAPGVVLMPSFVNIGAYVDTGTMVDTWATVGSCAQIGKNVHLSGGVGIGGVLEPMQAGPTIIEDNCFIGARSEVVEGCIVREGSVLGMGVFIGQSTKILDRETGEVMYGEVPAGSVVVAGSMPSKNGVHLYCAVIVKRVDEKTRSKTSINELLRD, encoded by the coding sequence ATGTCCAACGCCCAACTTGAGACCGCCATCGAAGCTGCATGGGACGCCCGTGACCAGATTACCTCCGCGACGACTGGTGAAGCCCGCGATGCGATTGAGGATACGTTGAATGCGCTGGATAGCGGTGCGCTGCGTGTCGCTGAGAAACAGGATGACGGCAGCTGGCATGTGAACCAGTGGGCCAAAAAGGCTGTTCTGCTGGGGTTCCGCATCAAGGATATGGAACATCAGGACGGTGGACCGCAAGGTGCCGGCTGGTGGGACAAAGTTGATTCCAAGTTTAAAGGCTGGGGTGACGATCAGTGGAAGGCCGCAGGTTTTCGCGCTGTGCCTAACTGCGTCGTACGCAAGTCAGCCTATATCGCGCCTGGCGTGGTTTTGATGCCCTCGTTCGTGAACATCGGTGCATATGTTGATACCGGCACAATGGTGGACACTTGGGCGACTGTCGGCTCCTGCGCACAGATCGGCAAAAACGTACACCTGTCCGGCGGTGTGGGTATCGGCGGCGTTCTGGAGCCGATGCAAGCCGGCCCGACAATTATTGAAGACAACTGTTTCATCGGGGCGCGGTCGGAAGTCGTCGAGGGTTGTATCGTGCGCGAAGGATCGGTGCTGGGCATGGGTGTTTTCATCGGCCAGTCGACCAAGATTCTGGACCGTGAAACCGGCGAAGTGATGTATGGCGAAGTGCCTGCAGGATCCGTTGTTGTTGCCGGTTCGATGCCGTCGAAAAACGGTGTGCATCTGTATTGCGCAGTGATCGTGAAACGCGTGGACGAGAAAACGCGTTCCAAGACTTCGATCAACGAGTTGTTGCGCGACTAA
- a CDS encoding Hint domain-containing protein: protein MTWLALCDHQDRRLSLRGLGCDKKDAPLLADNPNTVLSQGSIMFETRLSADGRPQVLFGYKNTFPKLRSLTFQAIPGGGIAMVQVQDDEISHAAIQHAEAGRTDVVRITYSWDVASNWGRMTLEKPEETEVRSVYIDNPRALSLDDIRDLMLGRNDQTFASDMIFAALSDQIEPIGPMPTLLPATPLATPWGYKPASDLRRGDTVMTRDDGVVPVLQRLKRTVPARGSFRPIRLRAPYFGLQQDIIVAPDQRLIIDGPEVEYLFSQEAVLVPARHLVNGFAALTEPCGPMITYSQLLLPRHETLLAAGTFVESIYVGRIRRQEHHLQSSLLHSFDRALLPEHPRPAHHVLRWYDAIHLARRRAA from the coding sequence ATGACGTGGCTGGCGCTATGTGATCATCAGGACCGGCGGCTGTCCCTGCGCGGATTGGGCTGCGACAAGAAAGACGCGCCGCTTTTGGCAGATAACCCGAATACCGTGCTGTCCCAAGGCAGCATCATGTTTGAAACACGCCTGTCAGCGGACGGACGCCCGCAAGTTTTGTTCGGCTATAAGAACACGTTTCCCAAGCTGCGCAGCCTGACTTTTCAGGCCATTCCGGGCGGCGGAATCGCGATGGTTCAAGTGCAGGACGACGAAATTTCACATGCCGCCATCCAGCATGCCGAAGCGGGCCGCACCGATGTCGTGCGCATTACCTATTCTTGGGATGTCGCGTCAAACTGGGGCCGCATGACCCTTGAAAAACCCGAGGAAACAGAAGTTCGCAGTGTCTACATCGACAATCCGCGCGCGCTGTCCCTCGACGACATTCGTGACCTGATGCTGGGACGCAATGATCAAACCTTTGCCTCCGACATGATCTTCGCCGCCTTGTCGGATCAGATTGAGCCGATTGGCCCGATGCCCACGCTTCTGCCCGCCACGCCACTGGCGACCCCTTGGGGGTATAAACCTGCGTCAGATTTAAGGCGCGGCGATACTGTGATGACACGTGATGATGGCGTGGTTCCCGTTTTACAACGTCTTAAACGGACGGTTCCGGCGCGTGGCAGTTTCCGCCCGATCCGCCTGCGCGCCCCTTACTTCGGGCTGCAACAGGATATCATTGTTGCCCCCGACCAGCGTTTGATCATCGACGGGCCGGAGGTGGAGTATCTGTTCAGCCAAGAGGCTGTGCTGGTGCCTGCCCGCCATTTGGTCAACGGCTTTGCCGCGCTGACCGAACCTTGCGGCCCGATGATCACATACAGCCAGCTATTATTGCCCCGCCACGAAACATTGCTAGCGGCCGGTACATTTGTCGAAAGCATCTACGTCGGGCGCATCCGGCGGCAGGAACATCATCTGCAAAGCAGTCTTTTGCACAGTTTCGACCGCGCCCTGCTGCCCGAACATCCGCGCCCCGCGCATCACGTTTTGCGCTGGTATGACGCGATCCATCTGGCGCGCCGGCGTGCAGCCTAG
- a CDS encoding invasion associated locus B family protein: MKNFGCAIGVAALLAPAAFAQQQSTNRVAAKTDWSVFVEDNPTECWGVSTPKETVNSRDGRVVAVNRGQTLLMVFYRPSAGAKGQVAFTGGYPFASGSTVTMDISGNSFELFTEGEWAWPATTDDDAKIITSMKRGANAVLSGQSGRGTKTKDTFSLLGFTAAVEDAAKRCGG, translated from the coding sequence ATGAAGAATTTCGGGTGTGCGATCGGGGTAGCAGCATTGCTGGCACCTGCCGCATTTGCGCAACAGCAAAGCACAAACCGCGTGGCGGCGAAAACCGACTGGAGCGTGTTTGTCGAGGATAACCCGACAGAATGCTGGGGGGTTTCCACGCCCAAGGAAACTGTTAACTCGCGCGATGGTCGTGTTGTTGCGGTGAATCGCGGGCAGACCCTGTTGATGGTATTTTACCGTCCGTCAGCGGGTGCCAAAGGGCAGGTTGCCTTTACCGGCGGATATCCCTTCGCATCGGGGTCCACCGTGACGATGGATATTTCGGGCAATTCTTTCGAGTTGTTCACCGAAGGGGAGTGGGCCTGGCCTGCGACCACGGATGATGATGCCAAAATCATCACCTCGATGAAGCGCGGTGCCAATGCGGTGCTGTCCGGTCAATCCGGTCGCGGGACGAAAACCAAAGATACCTTTTCGCTGCTGGGCTTTACAGCGGCAGTTGAAGACGCGGCAAAGCGCTGCGGCGGCTGA
- a CDS encoding protein-tyrosine phosphatase family protein produces MAAWCFPVPVSGAGSLWIMPCPTAERLAELRASGIDCVLSMLPAAEASDLGMEHEEALCASLGMTFLSHPIPDFALPDPQKFNGLIADLKAQLAECRSIAIHCRAGIGRSGMAAACTLVGMGQTAQTAIAMVSGARGVSIPDTAEQGEFIASFAEGMNKGNDLRC; encoded by the coding sequence ATGGCCGCGTGGTGTTTTCCCGTGCCGGTGTCCGGCGCGGGATCGCTTTGGATCATGCCCTGTCCGACAGCGGAACGATTGGCAGAATTGCGTGCGTCGGGTATTGATTGTGTTCTGTCGATGCTGCCGGCGGCAGAAGCATCCGATTTGGGAATGGAGCACGAAGAAGCCCTTTGTGCGTCGCTGGGTATGACATTCCTGTCTCACCCGATCCCTGATTTCGCCCTGCCTGATCCGCAAAAATTCAACGGTTTGATTGCAGATCTCAAGGCGCAGCTTGCGGAGTGCCGTTCGATCGCGATTCATTGCCGCGCAGGCATCGGGCGTAGCGGAATGGCGGCAGCCTGCACGCTTGTAGGCATGGGGCAAACTGCGCAAACGGCGATCGCGATGGTGAGCGGGGCCAGGGGTGTTTCAATTCCCGATACAGCGGAACAAGGCGAATTTATCGCCTCTTTCGCGGAGGGGATGAATAAGGGCAATGACTTAAGGTGCTGA
- a CDS encoding asparaginase, with protein MTQAAPFTEVWRGPFLESVHSGHAVICDASGEIVQAWGDPTRTIMPRSSSKMIQALPLITSGAADKRGLTTQQLAIACASHQGAAIHTDLVATWLETLGLNDDDFRCGPQDPADKDAHEGLIRAHKSPCQIHNNCSGKHAGFLTLTQHLKAGPDYVDPDHPLQRACLEAFETVTQETSPGYGIDGCSAPNYACTLHGMARAMAHFAAAPEGSAEARLHQAMRLHPELVAGETRACTELMRAMDGKVALKTGAEGFFIAILPEQKLGIALKAACGTTRAAECAIAALLVKLGVLDANHPATLKRMNAPIKNWRGIETGILKPAAGLL; from the coding sequence ATGACCCAAGCAGCCCCCTTTACCGAAGTTTGGCGCGGCCCCTTCCTTGAAAGCGTTCATTCCGGCCATGCTGTGATATGCGATGCAAGTGGTGAAATCGTGCAGGCTTGGGGTGATCCGACCCGCACCATTATGCCGCGTTCTTCGTCAAAGATGATTCAGGCGTTGCCGCTGATCACGTCAGGCGCGGCCGACAAACGCGGGCTGACAACCCAACAACTGGCCATTGCCTGCGCCTCCCATCAGGGCGCTGCAATCCATACCGATCTTGTGGCGACATGGCTCGAAACACTTGGCCTGAACGACGATGATTTTCGCTGTGGCCCGCAGGATCCCGCCGATAAGGACGCCCACGAAGGGCTGATCCGCGCCCATAAATCCCCCTGCCAGATTCACAACAATTGTTCGGGCAAACACGCGGGTTTTCTGACGTTGACCCAGCACCTGAAAGCGGGGCCGGATTATGTTGATCCCGATCACCCCTTGCAACGCGCCTGCCTTGAGGCGTTTGAAACCGTTACCCAAGAAACGTCTCCCGGATACGGGATCGACGGGTGTTCTGCGCCGAATTACGCCTGCACCCTGCATGGCATGGCCCGCGCCATGGCGCATTTTGCCGCCGCCCCCGAAGGTTCCGCCGAGGCGCGCCTGCATCAGGCGATGCGTCTACACCCGGAACTGGTTGCCGGTGAAACCCGTGCCTGTACCGAGTTGATGCGGGCGATGGACGGTAAGGTCGCGTTGAAAACCGGTGCCGAAGGGTTCTTTATCGCGATCCTGCCGGAACAGAAACTTGGCATCGCGCTGAAGGCGGCCTGCGGCACCACCCGCGCTGCGGAATGTGCGATTGCGGCGCTGTTGGTCAAATTAGGCGTGCTCGACGCCAATCATCCAGCCACGCTGAAACGGATGAACGCGCCGATCAAGAACTGGCGCGGCATTGAAACCGGTATTCTGAAACCGGCCGCCGGTCTTCTTTAA
- a CDS encoding Hint domain-containing protein translates to MVAASELPINTVREGTTATQMAQTIFGNGVTVTGATYYGDNDSAGIYTGGDAVAPGVTPGDTGVIMSTGNAQDFTNSSGQANQDTDTSTNTSGTNNFGQYNSAAGARTYDAATLDVDFIPDTDIMTMQFIFSSEEYPEFENSIYQDFVGVWVNGSLVPMDVGNGDVDPGNVNTTNNINMYVNNQNDDFNTEMDGFTITLTLTMNVNAGETNSIRIAIADVSDTNYDSNLLIAGDSVQTGLVALSDNIDLFPDGDKVIDVLANDINNGPGSLTITQINGVDVVAGDTITLPTGQTVELNADGTFTVTGDGDVENFNFTYTIDNGIDTDVGFVNATGVPCFVAGTMIATPEGERPAETLVPGDLVLTQDDGPQPLRWIGTREVAATGDFAPIHIRANTFGMHRDLLVSPLHRVLIRDNLAELLFGEAEVLIAARDLVNDRSVRRRAGGEVTYVHLLFDRHQVVFSEGLETESFLPGPQTTKSFEREIVDEICAIFPEIDPETGQGYSPAARRTLKRYEADLLRAAKVA, encoded by the coding sequence ATGGTAGCGGCATCAGAACTTCCGATTAATACGGTGCGCGAAGGCACCACAGCCACCCAAATGGCGCAAACCATCTTTGGCAATGGTGTGACTGTCACGGGTGCCACCTATTACGGGGATAATGACAGTGCCGGCATCTATACTGGCGGTGATGCTGTCGCACCGGGCGTCACCCCCGGAGATACTGGCGTCATCATGTCGACAGGCAACGCGCAGGACTTTACCAATTCCTCAGGCCAAGCAAACCAAGACACCGACACCTCGACGAATACATCCGGTACAAACAACTTTGGCCAATACAATTCTGCCGCCGGCGCGCGAACCTATGACGCGGCAACGCTGGACGTAGACTTTATCCCCGACACTGACATCATGACGATGCAGTTTATCTTTTCGTCCGAAGAATATCCCGAGTTCGAAAACTCGATCTATCAGGATTTTGTTGGCGTCTGGGTCAATGGCAGTCTGGTGCCGATGGATGTCGGTAACGGCGACGTTGATCCCGGCAACGTCAACACCACCAACAATATCAACATGTACGTCAACAACCAGAATGACGACTTCAACACCGAGATGGACGGCTTTACCATCACGCTAACGCTCACGATGAACGTGAACGCCGGCGAGACAAATTCCATCCGCATCGCAATCGCGGACGTGTCTGATACCAATTATGACTCAAATCTGCTGATCGCAGGCGATTCCGTACAAACCGGTCTGGTCGCCCTGTCGGATAACATTGATCTGTTCCCCGATGGCGACAAAGTTATCGACGTGCTGGCCAATGACATCAACAATGGCCCCGGCAGCCTGACCATTACGCAGATCAACGGCGTTGATGTCGTGGCGGGGGACACGATCACTCTTCCGACCGGTCAAACCGTCGAACTGAACGCCGATGGCACTTTTACCGTAACCGGTGATGGCGATGTCGAAAACTTCAACTTCACCTATACGATCGACAATGGCATCGACACGGATGTAGGGTTTGTCAACGCAACCGGTGTCCCGTGCTTTGTCGCAGGCACCATGATCGCCACGCCGGAGGGCGAGCGCCCTGCCGAAACACTTGTGCCCGGTGACCTGGTGCTGACACAGGACGATGGCCCCCAGCCCCTGCGCTGGATCGGCACACGCGAAGTTGCCGCGACCGGCGATTTCGCCCCGATACACATCCGCGCAAATACCTTTGGCATGCACCGCGATTTGCTGGTTTCGCCGCTGCATCGCGTTTTGATCCGCGACAATCTGGCCGAACTGTTGTTTGGCGAAGCTGAAGTGCTGATCGCAGCGCGAGATCTGGTCAATGACCGCTCTGTGCGCCGGCGCGCAGGGGGCGAGGTGACCTATGTTCATCTGTTGTTTGATCGCCATCAAGTTGTGTTTTCCGAAGGGCTGGAGACAGAAAGCTTCCTTCCTGGTCCGCAGACCACCAAAAGCTTTGAACGCGAAATCGTCGACGAAATCTGCGCGATCTTTCCTGAAATTGATCCTGAAACCGGCCAGGGTTATTCCCCTGCGGCCCGCCGCACTCTGAAGCGTTACGAGGCGGACCTGCTGCGCGCCGCCAAGGTGGCCTAA
- the rlmN gene encoding 23S rRNA (adenine(2503)-C(2))-methyltransferase RlmN: MSVTAPITQDVHTIPRKLPEGPQNLIGLTREAMRDALIAHGTPEKQAKMRVGQIWQWIYGWGVRDFAEMTNLSKAFRAELAENFVIEIPEVVTRQVSEDGTRKYLVRIAGGHEVEIVYIPEEGRGTLCVSSQVGCTLTCSFCHTGTQKLVRNLTAGEIIGQVLVARDDLGEWPEIGAKNVEGRLLSNIVLMGMGEPLYNFENVRDAMKIAMDPEGIQLSRRRITLSTSGVVPEIARTAEEIGCQLAISFHATTDEVRDKLVPINKKWNLEVLLEALRSYPKVSNSERITFEYVMLHGVNDSDEDAHRLVELIKGIPAKINLIPFNEWPGAPYKRSSNNRIRAFSEIVYNAGYASPVRKPRGEDIMAACGQLKSATERSRKSRKQIEAEAGLS, translated from the coding sequence ATGTCCGTTACTGCACCGATTACCCAAGATGTTCACACCATACCGCGCAAATTGCCGGAGGGTCCGCAGAACCTGATCGGGTTGACCCGCGAGGCGATGCGCGACGCGTTGATTGCCCATGGGACACCGGAAAAGCAGGCCAAGATGCGTGTTGGGCAGATCTGGCAGTGGATCTATGGCTGGGGCGTGCGCGACTTTGCCGAAATGACCAATCTGTCCAAAGCATTCCGTGCCGAGTTGGCCGAGAATTTCGTGATCGAAATCCCGGAGGTGGTGACGCGGCAGGTGTCCGAGGATGGTACACGCAAGTATCTGGTGCGCATTGCGGGCGGCCATGAGGTAGAGATCGTTTATATTCCCGAAGAGGGGCGCGGAACGCTTTGTGTCTCTTCGCAGGTGGGGTGCACGCTGACCTGTTCGTTCTGCCATACGGGCACGCAAAAGCTGGTGCGCAACCTGACGGCTGGTGAAATCATCGGCCAGGTCTTGGTCGCGCGGGACGATCTGGGCGAATGGCCTGAAATTGGTGCCAAGAATGTCGAAGGGCGACTGTTGTCAAACATCGTCCTGATGGGCATGGGCGAGCCGCTTTATAATTTTGAGAACGTCCGCGACGCGATGAAGATCGCGATGGACCCAGAGGGGATTCAATTGTCGCGCCGCCGGATTACCCTGTCCACATCGGGCGTCGTGCCGGAGATTGCCCGTACAGCCGAAGAAATCGGATGCCAGCTGGCAATATCGTTTCATGCGACCACGGATGAGGTGCGCGACAAACTGGTGCCGATCAACAAAAAGTGGAACCTCGAGGTATTACTGGAAGCCTTGCGGTCTTATCCGAAAGTGTCGAACTCCGAACGGATCACGTTTGAATATGTGATGCTTCACGGGGTGAATGACAGCGACGAAGATGCGCATCGTTTGGTTGAGTTGATCAAGGGTATTCCGGCAAAGATCAATTTGATCCCATTCAACGAATGGCCCGGTGCACCGTACAAACGATCGTCAAATAACCGTATCCGCGCGTTTTCCGAGATCGTGTATAATGCAGGCTACGCCTCGCCTGTGCGCAAACCGCGCGGCGAAGACATCATGGCGGCTTGTGGTCAGTTGAAATCCGCGACCGAGCGGTCCCGCAAGTCACGCAAACAGATCGAGGCGGAGGCGGGCCTGTCCTGA
- a CDS encoding GNAT family N-acetyltransferase produces MSVTIALTDDIEACRTLRRVVFVDEQGVSEADEIDDLDDVCLHLLAVENDIPVGTARVHITKGLAKIGRVCVLKSHRGTGLGASLIRKALDVSRGKAAQAKLGAQTHAIGFYEALGFTVSGPIFDDAGIPHRNMVRDL; encoded by the coding sequence GTGAGTGTAACGATCGCCCTAACGGATGATATCGAAGCATGTCGCACGCTGCGCCGCGTGGTGTTTGTAGATGAACAAGGCGTGTCAGAAGCGGATGAAATCGATGATCTGGACGATGTTTGCCTGCATCTGCTTGCGGTCGAAAATGACATTCCGGTCGGAACTGCGCGGGTTCATATCACCAAGGGTTTGGCGAAGATCGGTCGTGTTTGCGTGCTGAAATCCCATCGAGGCACGGGGTTGGGGGCGTCCTTGATCCGCAAGGCGCTGGATGTGTCACGGGGCAAAGCAGCGCAGGCCAAGCTCGGGGCACAGACCCACGCCATCGGGTTTTACGAAGCATTGGGGTTCACGGTCAGCGGCCCGATTTTTGACGATGCCGGCATTCCACACCGCAACATGGTGCGTGACCTATGA
- a CDS encoding TIGR04282 family arsenosugar biosynthesis glycosyltransferase, which yields MKGTLIIMVKEPRPGRVKTRLGRDIGLTASAWWFRHQTRRLLRRLRDPRWDIVLAVSPDREGMQSRVWPQELQRRPQGRGDLGARMARVLGQVPRGPACLIGADIPAITRKEIAQGFAALGNHDAVFGPAPDGGFWLIGLKHPRRQPPHFFKNVRWSSENALADSIATLPDHRIARIATLRDVDTADDLPMT from the coding sequence ATGAAGGGCACATTGATCATCATGGTCAAAGAGCCGCGGCCCGGCCGCGTGAAAACCCGCCTTGGTCGCGACATTGGCCTTACTGCATCAGCGTGGTGGTTTCGCCATCAAACGCGCCGCCTTTTAAGGCGGTTGCGTGATCCGCGTTGGGATATTGTGCTGGCCGTCAGTCCCGACCGCGAAGGGATGCAAAGTCGCGTCTGGCCACAGGAGTTACAGCGTCGCCCGCAAGGGCGCGGTGATCTGGGCGCGCGCATGGCGCGGGTGCTGGGGCAGGTGCCCCGGGGACCTGCCTGTTTGATCGGTGCCGACATCCCCGCCATCACCCGCAAGGAAATTGCACAAGGGTTCGCGGCGCTGGGCAATCACGATGCGGTGTTCGGACCCGCACCGGACGGCGGTTTCTGGTTGATCGGCCTGAAGCATCCCCGCCGCCAACCACCGCATTTCTTCAAGAATGTGCGCTGGTCCAGCGAAAACGCACTGGCAGATAGCATCGCGACCCTGCCGGATCACCGCATTGCCCGCATCGCGACCCTGCGGGATGTAGATACGGCTGACGATTTGCCCATGACGTAG